GCATGTGATCCTAGGTAATCAGTAGCTTGGCTAACACGCATGTTAAGTGTGTGTAAGAAGTTtcgttctttttctttctttcagttTAAATTTATGTTGACcctttcttctcctcttcttccctATTTCTTCACAATCTTAAATTCTTATTTGAGGCTTCCAACCTTGACACACAAACGAGGCATATTCATCAACCTTACTAGAATTTAATTCCATGGTCAGATTCATGTTTGCTTTGGTGAAGAGATTCAAAATCGAGTGATCAATGATACATAACAGGGCTAACTGAgcataaaataaacaaataattctTGAATGCATGAGCGAACACACTGGCAGTTAGAATGCACATAGAGGGTTGTTTCTGCTCTTTCTTCATATTGAATCGTGCCAATACTATCAAACACAACACATTAACAATAAAAGAACGAAACACATTGATCCATCATAAAGTGTAAATGACAAGATGGTCAACAAGAGTTTCATTTCGAAAACCGACTTCACCACAAATATAACTATAGTTTCTTCAACACATAAATTTCTTATAGCATAATACAGAAATTCCGACAAAGACAATCAAACAAGATAAATATAACAGTCAAAACTTAAAAAACAAACAACGAATATATACATCAAACCAGTTGCTACCATTACAAATATAGCTAGCTTTCAATTAAAACTGGTCCATACCACAGCTATAACAAAGAAACCTCCCATAAAGCTTGTTCCTGCAATCATACATCCAAAAGCCCCtacaaaatcaaagaaagaacaCTTTTGTGAAAGCCAATGACTCAATGATCAACCAGGATGAATGGTCTTTCCCTTCTGCTTGCTCCTAATACCATGTATACTgagatatatatgtataaaggatatatatataaacaatgtGCATAGATAAATATAGCCAAAAGAGGATATCAGCTCTGTTAAGCATATAAAGAGTTgacaatttttgtttctgtgTGGTGTTTCTGAGATTATGCGCAAATTGGCAGCACAGAGTGATGATATAAAGAGAGGCTCATACCACCCTTGGAGACTCCAAGTTCATTAATATCAAAAATAGTACCCTTTCGACAGGATGAATTATGAAATAGAATGCTATTTCAGAAGCACTAAATGAAAACATTTCCCAGACAGTTGGGTCATTAAAAAAAAGATGGTCCAACCAACTTTGCATTAACAGAAACTCTTTACTAATATGAGACGTGTTAATGGAGAGAAAGTTGAGATTAAACTATCAAGCCAAGTACAGAGTTAACATATCTTTGACTTAGCATTAACAGAAACTCTTTGCGCAAAATGAGATGTGTTAAGGCAGAGCAAATTGAGATTAAACTATCAAGCCAAGTACAGGGTTAAAATATCTTTGAGTTACAGATTCAGAAGTCAGAACTCACATGCCCAGTTTGAGTTCTCAAAAGCATCTAAGCCTAGAAACTCAGTATTTCATTTGAATATTCAGTATTACAATAGCAATTATACAAACAAGGACTAATGCATTTGTAATTCACACCAATTACATATTCCATTTTTCTCTGTAATGATGTAAAGTCAAACAACTCCAGACCCATTGCTTGCACACATATATCTAATAGAGGGTTATCAATTTACTCAAAATCACAAATCCTCTATGGGTTTACAGCAATTTAAAGCACTTCAGTTAAGTTCCTTGGTATAAAGTAGAGTTGATATGGATTTGTGGCCACTTGAAGTGATAAAATAAAACTTACAAGAGGACGGTTTACTAAAGAGTAGATTTCATGATGACTCAAATTAATCGCTAATATGAACTGACAATTCCAATGTCTGTTGCCTACATCATCAAAAATTGATACTTGTATAAGATCACTCCTCTCAGCTGAGTGTCCTGACAGGCATCCTATTGCTACATGAAACCAACAAGTAAAACAGAACTCAAGaacaaaaaggaaagaaaaggttTACAACCTCTTTAGCAATAGTATAAAAAAGAAAGGTAACAGAACCCTCACTTTTCGAATCCACACACTGACACACATATCTTAAAACCAAGGGAAATGGTAACTTTGAATTCTATGCTGACCAAAAGAGATACTTTATATACATATAGTTAGGAAGACGCATAAACCAGACCCTTGGTTTAATCACATAAGATTGACTGCCTACATCAATGAAGAGGATAAGCAGAGTCAAAATGAGAGTAAGTAACCAGCACTGTTATGCAAAGAGCAATCGAGGACTAATCATCAATCCGAAGTAGACTTTCTTGATATTCAATCATGTAAATCCAATCGTCCTCAAACCCAATCATATAGATGCTAcagttgtcttttttttttttgaagaatcttTACCAGTCCTTTCCAGTCTTCGTCAACAGATATCTCAGCAACCATACTAGTTTCCGTAACCAAGATACGATTGTAACTCCATTGCTCCTTAGGGGGGTCCGAAAGCTTCAAGTTAAAGAGCTTAGTCCACGAGTCACGCTCTCATGACCCACACATCAATTGAGTCAGCGGAAGCCCGCAGATAACGAGCTAGAGACAGGCATCCTCCAGTAGAAACTCCGAGATGGATGTCATGTTTGCGACCTCGTTCGTTATGGAAATTGGGCGGCAGCATTTTCCTCAACTTGTGCTCATCATCCTCTTGTGCCAAATCGAAAGCCACAATTTCATGCTCTTGATCATTAAGCCAATGAAGTGCCTCTTTCAAAAGAGTCCCCTGACCAGCAATTGAACCATCGAAATCGACCTCAAGTGTTTTCCAACCGTCAGCTCTGGACGAGAAAATGGCGGCCTCAACCTTGTCATCAACAGTAAAGCCAGCGGAGGCTACGACAACTTTATAGTCGTCGGTGGCCCGCAGATAGCCGACACCATAAACGAAGAGCTCATTTTCTTTTGGGGAAAAACCCGGGTCAGGTAATTTCTTGAAGAAACCAGTTGATGGGTTCCAGATATTAAATATTTTCTCGTTAAAAGCTAGAAATACAATACCATTGCAAGAGCCCAGAGGCAAGACTTCACCCGCTGGTGGGCGGAGAGGAAGTTTGAGCTTCCTAACAGAGGAACGGTCTCCAAACGACGGCGTCTCCAAGTCAAGGGATTCGACTCGAGGGGCGGTGGTGGAGCAGAGGAGTCTACAAGCTAGGGTTTTGCGCTCACAAGCTGCTTGAAATTGGGACTTGGCGAATTTTGGGTctgagagaatgatgaaatggaAACGTTTGGAAACGCAGGTGAACCGGAGTAACGATTTCACGGGAAGCCAGGAGAGGATAAGCACTATAATCTCTTCCGGTAGGTTTGCTTCCTCCATTGCACTCTCACTAGGGAACAGAAGACGAAACGATGAAGTAGGGTTTAAGAGCTAATATAGGGAGCAGTGACCAGTGACAGGACCCAATGACTGGGGGCAGGGTTTGCAGGTGGGTTCTGTAGTTCGTATTCAGTATTCACTGTTGTaaattagaggtggcaaacgggtcgGTCCGGCCATTTTAAGCgagcctagtcgtgcttcgtgacGTGCTTGGGTCGGCCGATTTATTATAGTatcgggctcgtgccggcccatttacataaacattaagcccggcccgacACATGGCCagagcccatatcgtgccgggctgtgctcgtgccgggttaataacgggccgtgctcgtgcctacccactgtAAAATACGATTTTacaatcttaatttgaacaaataaaaattaattttatttaactatttagaaaattaaaataaattaagttctacaacatttttcttaatcttaactttttaagatttgatttctaataattttttatattccactataagaaataaagaaaaaaactcaaaatatattgtttttagtatattattgtgagattaatctttattaatataatgaataTTTAATAtctattattttttcctttattctatagttgtattattatgagattagtctttattaataaacatatatttaatatttagaaaaaaaatacttatgtcaaaataaggatataatgttttgtttcattattttgacaatataaaagaaagcattggtggaattgtcatgagattttaaataaaaatgtctcatattcaaatctcatcattgtagttttttaatatttttaaaaacaaaatgaaattttgtgtttgtaacgggccagCCCACAATATCTcttgctcgggccgtgccgggccaatattcttaggcccaacccgatccgttattctaacgtgctcgggtcgtgccgggccactaactggcttgggccgtgccgggccgcttttaagcgtgccgtgctcgtgcttattggcccgtttgccacctctattgtaaattgcagttttgaatgccttaataattactaattttgctaaaattttgcagaaatgatctatataataggacataaaaactgaacgattaaaATGTAAATGCATGATCAGAAAGGGGGGAAAAATAGAAATACGTACCTTTTGCTTAGATACGTACGTCCGTAGCCAAGAAGCccggtgtatatatatatatatatatatatatacacacacaccgGGCTTCTTGGCTACGGAATGCATGATCAGAAAGGGGGAAAAATGGAAATCTGTACCTTTTGCTTAGATACGGACGTCCGGAGCCAAGAAGCccggtatatatatatatatatatatatatatatatatatatatatatatacatacacttAGGAAGACGCATAAACCAAACCCTTAGTTCAATCACATAAGATTGACCGTCTACATTAATGAAGAGTAGTGCAGAGTATTTAGCAAACTTGCTGGGAATACAAATAATATCCAGATGCATGAAAGCAGAGTCAAAATGAGAGTAACTAACCAGCACTGTTATGAAAAGAGCAATCAAAGACTAATCACCTATCCGAAGTAGACTCTCTTGATATTCAATCATGTTAATCCAATCGCCCTCAACCCCAATCATATAGATGCTAcacttgtcttcttcttttttaagaaTCTTTACCAGTCCTCTCCCGACGTCGCCAACAGATATCTCGGCAACCATACTAGTTTCCGCAACCAAGATACAATTGTAACTCCATTGCTCCTTGGGGGGTTCGAAAACTTCAAGTTAAAGAGCTTAGACAATCTCCAATGGAGTGGTTATTTGCCAGGTGGACAATAGAACGGTAACAAATGACTGATGACATCCTTTCCAACCCAC
Above is a genomic segment from Rosa chinensis cultivar Old Blush chromosome 3, RchiOBHm-V2, whole genome shotgun sequence containing:
- the LOC112194708 gene encoding F-box/kelch-repeat protein At3g06240, coding for MEEANLPEEIIVLILSWLPVKSLLRFTCVSKRFHFIILSDPKFAKSQFQAACERKTLACRLLCSTTAPRVESLDLETPSFGDRSSVRKLKLPLRPPAGEVLPLGSCNGIVFLAFNEKIFNIWNPSTGFFKKLPDPGFSPKENELFVYGVGYLRATDDYKVVVASAGFTVDDKVEAAIFSSRADGWKTLEVDFDGSIAGQGTLLKEALHWLNDQEHEIVAFDLAQEDDEHKLRKMLPPNFHNERGRKHDIHLGVSTGGCLSLARYLRASADSIDVWVMRA